From Toxorhynchites rutilus septentrionalis strain SRP chromosome 2, ASM2978413v1, whole genome shotgun sequence, a single genomic window includes:
- the LOC129764971 gene encoding 2-acylglycerol O-acyltransferase 2-A-like isoform X1, with product MREIAWAPLNVPLRRRLETLCAFGWISLFLFGELGMLFFYLYLLIFGGVIAKTLCIIYGIFIYIDRDAGVNGGRGQGVKWFRNLFCWKLFQSYFPAKLHKTVDLPADRNYIFATFPHGVLSTGCFLSFATDTNDFYIHYPGIRSRVVTLDFHLIAPFFRELCLSWGVASCSQQSIVNLLVAPNDSKHPYNSDGYTSNAVVIIVGGAAESLNCRPNNYHLVLKKRKGFCRIALQTGTAIVPVINFGELDLFDQPPNPPGSRLRRFQEWVKATTGIAPAALVGRGFFQYSFGVIPRRKPINTVIGAPVEVEKIDNPSKEQIEALHVRFCAALEDLFETHKTKYVENYENVKLVLE from the exons ATGAGAGAAATCGCATGGGCACCACTGAATGTGCCGTTGAGACGACGGCTCGAGACACTATGCGCTTTTGGGTGGATAAGTCTGTTCCTTTTCGGTGAATTGGGAAtgctatttttctatttatatttACTG ATATTTGGCGGCGTTATCGCAAAGACATTGTGTATAATCTATGGGATTTTTATCTACATAGACCGTGATGCCGGTGTCAACGGTGGACGAGGACAAGG AGTTAAATGGTTCCGCAACTTGTTCTGTTGGAAATTATTCCAATCATACTTTCCAGCGAAACTACACAAAACCGTGGACTTGCCAGCCGATCGAAACTACATATTTGCAACTTTCCCGCATGGCGTATTGAG CACTGGTTGCTTCCTCAGCTTCGCCACCGATACGAACGATTTCTACATCCACTACCCCGGAATTCGATCCCGCGTTGTCACCCTCGACTTCCACCTGATTGCACCATTCTTCCGAGAGCTGTGCCTGAGCTGGGGAGTGGCATCCTGTTCCCAGCAGAGCATTGTCAACCTGCTGGTGGCACCCAACGACTCGAAACATCCGTACAATTCGGACGGCTACACCTCCAACGCAGTGGTAATCATCGTCGGCGGAGCCGCGGAATCACTGAATTGTCGACCCAACAATTACCATCTGGTGCTGAAGAAGCGCAAGGGCTTCTGCCGGATCGCTCTCCAGACTGGGACCGCTATTGTGCCGGTGATAAACTTTGGCGAGCTGGATCTGTTCGACCAGCCCCCGAATCCACCCGGCTCACGGCTTCGTAGATTCCAGGAGTGGGTTAAGGCGACCACCGGAATTGCCCCGGCTGCGCTTGTGGGGCGCGGTTTCTTCCAGTATTCGTTCGGAGTGATACCCAGACGAAAGCCTATCAACACAGTTA TTGGAGCCCCCGTTGAAGTGGAGAAAATTGATAATCCATCCAAGGAACAAATCGAAGCTCTGCACGTGCGATTCTGCGCTGCACTGGAGGATCTTTTTGAGACTCACAAAACTAAATACgttgaaaactatgaaaatgtaAAACTTGTGTTGGAATAG
- the LOC129764971 gene encoding 2-acylglycerol O-acyltransferase 2-A-like isoform X2: MREIAWAPLNVPLRRRLETLCAFGWISLFLFGELGMLFFYLYLLIFGGVIAKTLCIIYGIFIYIDRDAGVNGGRGQGVKWFRNLFCWKLFQSYFPAKLHKTVDLPADRNYIFATFPHGVLSTGTFINFATDTTSFYKLYPGIRSRPCTLDYHFRVPIFRELALSWGLASCASKSIVRMLNASNNQHHPANRDGFTANAVVIVVGGAAESLNSRPDSYRLVLKNRKGFCKIALKTGAPIVPVINFGEVDLFDQPPNPPGSKLRRFQEYMKNNTGVAPAAFRGRGFFQYTYGLIPRRKPLNTVIGAPVQTVQIKEPTQADVDELHGIFCSALLELFDQYKGKFIEHCKNVEMVIE, from the exons ATGAGAGAAATCGCATGGGCACCACTGAATGTGCCGTTGAGACGACGGCTCGAGACACTATGCGCTTTTGGGTGGATAAGTCTGTTCCTTTTCGGTGAATTGGGAAtgctatttttctatttatatttACTG ATATTTGGCGGCGTTATCGCAAAGACATTGTGTATAATCTATGGGATTTTTATCTACATAGACCGTGATGCCGGTGTCAACGGTGGACGAGGACAAGG AGTTAAATGGTTCCGCAACTTGTTCTGTTGGAAATTATTCCAATCATACTTTCCAGCGAAACTACACAAAACCGTGGACTTGCCAGCCGATCGAAACTACATATTTGCAACTTTCCCGCATGGCGTATTGAG CACCGGTACCTTCATTAATTTCGCTACCGACACCACCAGCTTTTACAAACTCTACCCTGGGATTCGCTCCCGACCGTGCACCCTCGACTACCACTTCCGCGTTCCAATCTTTCGGGAACTGGCGCTCAGCTGGGGTCTGGCTTCGTGTGCCTCGAAGAGTATTGTGCGCATGTTGAACGCCTCCAATAACCAACATCATCCCGCGAACCGCGACGGATTCACGGCCAATGCGGTTGTTATTGTTGTGGGTGGCGCCGCGGAGTCGCTGAACTCCCGGCCCGACAGCTACCGTCTAGTGTTGAAGAACAGAAAGGGATTCTGTAAAATAGCCCTCAAAACGGGCGCTCCGATAGTGCCGGTGATTAACTTTGGCGAGGTAGATCTGTTCGACCAGCCCCCAAATCCTCCCGGTTCGAAACTGCGTAGGTTCCAGGAATATATGAAGAACAACACTGGAGTTGCTCCGGCGGCTTTCAGAGGGCGCGGATTCTTCCAGTACACGTACGGATTAATTCCCAGGCGGAAACCGTTGAATACAGTCA TCGGAGCTCCGGTGCAAACTGTACAAATCAAGGAACCAACACAGGCGGATGTAGATGAACTGCACGGAATATTCTGCTCGGCACTCTTGGAGTTGTTTGACCAGTACAAAGGAAAGTTTATTGAACATTGCAAGAATGTTGAAATGGTGATTGAATGA
- the LOC129764970 gene encoding kynurenine 3-monooxygenase isoform X2, with protein sequence MTNKYKQPNTNGLSARNLNIAIVGGGLVGSLLALHLGKKGHEVDLYEYREDIRTAELVIGRSINLALSARGRKALAEVGLEQALLNHGIPMKGRMLHDTKGNRKIVPYDANNNQCIYSVGRKHLNEVLLDAAEKYPNIRLHFHSKLQSADLDEGNLNFVNPETKENSQAIADLIVGCDGAFSAVRKEIIKRPGYDFSQTYIEHGYLELCIPSTSDGGFAMPENYLHIWPRGKFMMIALPNQDRTWTVTLFMPFSNFNSIKCDNELMRFFKQYFPDAIALIGRERLIKDFFKTKPQSLVMIKCKPYNVAGKALIIGDAAHAMVPFYGQGMNAGFEDCTVLSELFNKHGSDIESVLEEFSETRWEDAHSICDLAMYNYIEMRDLVTKRTYLFRKKLDEILFWLLPNTWLPLYNSVSFSHMRYSKCIANRKWQDQILTRVLYCSSMATLAGIGFTVYRHGSMNLLQKLPLPNFSSLKFN encoded by the exons ATTG GTTGGTTCCCTGCTGGCACTACATCTCGGAAAGAAAGGACATGAAGTGGACCTGTACGAATACCGGGAAG ACATCCGCACCGCCGAGCTGGTCATCGGCCGAAGTATCAATTTGGCGCTGTCTGCCCGGGGGCGTAAAGCCCTTGCCGAAGTGGGCCTCGAGCAGGCTCTACTTAACCATGGTATTCCGATGAAGGGACGCATGCTACACGACACCAAGGGAAACCGTAAGATTGTCCCATATGATGCAAACAACAACCAGTGCATTTATTCGGTCGGCCGAAAGCATTTGAACGAGGTTCTTCTCGATG CTGCGGAAAAGTACCCGAACATTCGTCTCCACTTCCACAGCAAGCTGCAATCGGCTGACCTGGATGAAGGCAACCTTAATTTCGTTAA CCCTGAAACGAAAGAAAATTCACAGGCTATTGCCGACTTGATCGTTGGATGTGATGGTGCCTTCAGCGCAGTGCGAAAAGAAATCATCAAACGGCCAGGATATGACTTTAGTCAAACTTACATCGAGCATGGTTACCTGGAACTTTGTATCCCTTCCACCAGTGATGGTGGATTTGCTATGCCCGAAAATTATCTGCACATTTGGCCTCGGGGAAAGTTCATGATGATTGCACTTCCGAACCAAGATCGCACTTGGACCGTGACCTTGTTTATGCCCTTCAGCAATTTCAACAGCATCAAGTGCGACAACGAGCTGATGCGTTTCTTCAAGCAGTACTTCCCGGATGCGATTGCGTTGATCGGTCGGGAACGATTGATCAAGGATTTCTTCAAGACCAAACCTCAATCGCTGGTGATGATCAAGTGCAAACCCTACAACGTAGCAGGAAAGGCTCTGATAATCGGGGATGCTGCTCACGCGATGGTTCCCTTCTACGGGCAGGGAATGAATGCGGGTTTCGAGGATTGCACCGTGCTGTCGGAGCTGTTCAACAAGCACGGAAGCGATATAGAGAGTGTATTGGAGGAGTTCAGCGAAACCCGGTGGGAGGATGCGCATTCGATCTGTGATTTGGCTATGTACAATTACATTGAG ATGCGTGACCTCGTAACAAAGCGTACCTATCTTTTCCGGAAAAAATTGGATGAAATTCTGTTCTGGCTGCTACCGAACACATGGCTGCCGCTGTATAATTCGGTTTCTTTCTCTCACATGCGATACAGCAAATGTATAGCCAACCGAAAGTGGCAGGATCAG attttaaCTCGTGTTCTATATTGCTCATCGATGGCAACTCTAGCAGGGATTGGATTCACAGTTTATAGACACGGAAGTATGAATCTATTACAAAAGCTACCCCTCCCTAATTTTAGTTCATTAAAGTTTAATTGA